Proteins encoded in a region of the Athene noctua chromosome 4, bAthNoc1.hap1.1, whole genome shotgun sequence genome:
- the NELFA gene encoding negative elongation factor A → MPVENPLFFRPAPKMASMRESDTGLWLHNKLGSTDELWAPPSIASLLTASVIDNIRLCFHGLSSAVKLKLLLGMLHLPRRAVDEMKGALTEIIQLATLDSDPWVLMVADILKSFPDTGSLNLDLEEQNPNVQDILGELREKVSECETSAMLPLECQYLNKNALTTLAGPLTPPVKHFQLKRKPKSATLRAELLQKSTETAQQLKKTAGVPFHAKGRGLVKKIDTTTPLKGIPKQAPFRSTSAPSVFSPSGNRTPIPPSRTPLRKERGVKLLDISELDMVGAGREAKRRRKTLDTEVVEKQAKEETVVENATPDYAAGLVSTQKLGSLNNEPALPSTSYLPATPSVVPSSSYIPSSETQPAGSAREALQTNRQTEEPAAPNATTTLPAQFKQRTPMYNSNSNPPAATPTSPLTPTTPPAISPAAQAPQVAPQTQQQPPPKKSLSLTREQMYAAQEMFKTANKVTRPEKALILGFMAGSRENPCQEQGDIIQIKLSEHTEDLPKADGTGSTTMLVDTVFEMNYATGEWTRFKKYKPITNVS, encoded by the exons ATGCCCGTGGAGAATCCTCTCTTTTTTCGCCCCGCTCCCAAGATGGCGTCGATGCGGGAGAGCGACACTGGCCTGTGGCTGCATAACAAACTGGGCTCCACGGACGAGCTGTGGGCGCCGCCGAGCATTGCCTCGCTGCTCACGGCTTCGGTGATCGACAACATCCGCCTCTGTTTCCACGGCCTCTCCTCGGCCGTCAAGCTCAAGCTACTCCTGGGGATGCTGCACCTGCCCCGCCGGGCGGTGGATGAG aTGAAAGGGGCACTGACTGAAATTATCCAGCTCGCTACCTTGGATTCAGACCCCTGGGTCTTAATGGtagctgatattttaaaatcctttccagATACTGGCTCCCTTAACCTTGATCTTGAAGAACAGAATCCCAATGTTCAAGATATTTTAGGAGAGCTTAGAGAAAAAG TAAGTGAATGTGAAACTTCAGCTATGTTGCCGTTGGAATGccaatatttaaacaaaaatgccTTGACAACACTAGCTGGGCCACTAACACCCCCAGTGAAACATTTCCAGCTGAAAAGGAAACCTAAAAGTGCCACACTCAGAGCTGAACTCTTGCAGAAGT CAACAGAAACTGCACAACAGCTCAAGAAGACTGCAGGAGTGCCTTTCCATGCCAAAGGCAGGGGACTGGTCAAAAAGATAGATACAACAA CACCACTCAAAGGAATACCAAAACAAGCTCCATTCCGGAGTACTTCAGCACCTAGTGTATTTAGTCCTTCTGGAAACAGAACTCCCATTCCTCCTTCAAGAACACCTTTGCGCAAAGAAAGAGGAGTAAAG CTTCTAGATATTTCTGAGCTGGATATGGTAGGTGCTGGCCGTGaagcaaagagaagaagaaagacaTTAG ATACAGAAGTTGTAGAAAAGCAAGCCAAAGAAGAAACAGTAGTAGAAAATGCTACCCCAGACTATGCTGCTGGCCTTGTGTCTACACAG aaactTGGCTCATTGAACAATGAGCCTGCACTACCTTCTACGAGTTACTTACCTGCTACCCCCAGTGTGGTGCCGTCCTCCTCATATATCCCAAGCTCTGAAACACAGCCAG CTGGCTCTGCACGAGAGGCCTTGCAGACTAACAGACAGACTGAAGAGCCTGCTGCTCCAAATGCTACTACAACTCTTCCTGCGCAATTCAAACAAAGAACACCCATGTACAATAGTAACTCTAATCCACCTGCAGCTACACCTACCTCACCCCTAACACCTACCACACCTCCTGCCATTTCCCCTGCGGCACAAGCACCACAAGTGGCCCCCCAAACTCAGCAACAGCCACCACCGAAAAAAAGCCTCTCTCTTACA AGGGAGCAAATGTATGCTGCACAGGAAATGTTCAAGACTGCAAACAAAGTTACAAGGCCAGAAAAGGCTCTTATACTTGGATTCATGGCAGGATCCAGAG AGAATCCTTGCCAAGAGCAAGGTGACATCATCCAAATTAAACTTAGTGAGCATACAGAAGATTTACCAAAGGCAGATGGCACTGGCAGCACCACTATGTTGGTTGATACGGTCTTTGAAATGAACTATGCTACTGGTGAATGGACCAGATTCAAGAAGTACAAACCTATAACTAATGTTTCCTAA